The Micromonospora sp. M71_S20 genome has a window encoding:
- a CDS encoding ABC transporter permease: MTHLRAPDQGPGTPLAPAGGGPAAGAGRWRRPGGRGDLVERLFAVQSLFALLLVFVLAIAVSPRRNGEILFLSTENLGNIVRAVSEIGIIAIGMTFVVLLGGIDLSVGAILGLSAVGTATLMVDSGLGILPAVTVVLLIGALFGALQGYATARLGIQSFIVTLAGLQVARGLARIWSGGLGIPIAYGDGPQEAPPAFEILNGTVNGVLPVPAVLFIGIGVAAIVVLRKTAFARHVYAIGGNEKAARLSGVPVLRVKVAVFAIAGLLAAVAGIIHAGQLNQGSPNDGAGYELDAIAAVVIGGTSLAGGTGSMGGTLAGALLLGILNNILALNNIDANVQLLIKGLVIVAAAGLQKLRRSIV; encoded by the coding sequence ATGACCCACCTGCGCGCACCGGACCAGGGGCCCGGCACGCCGCTCGCCCCGGCCGGCGGCGGCCCGGCGGCCGGCGCCGGCCGGTGGCGGCGGCCCGGCGGCCGGGGCGACCTCGTCGAGCGGCTCTTCGCCGTGCAGAGCCTCTTCGCGCTGCTGCTGGTGTTCGTGCTGGCCATCGCCGTGTCGCCCCGCCGCAACGGCGAGATCCTGTTCCTGTCCACGGAGAACCTCGGCAACATCGTCCGCGCGGTGTCCGAGATCGGGATCATCGCCATCGGCATGACGTTCGTCGTCCTGCTCGGCGGCATCGACCTCTCCGTCGGCGCCATCCTCGGCCTGTCCGCCGTCGGCACCGCGACGCTGATGGTCGACTCCGGGCTCGGCATCCTGCCCGCGGTCACCGTCGTCCTGCTTATCGGCGCCCTCTTCGGTGCGTTGCAGGGCTACGCGACGGCCCGGCTCGGCATCCAGTCGTTCATCGTCACCCTCGCGGGACTCCAGGTCGCGCGCGGTCTCGCCCGGATCTGGTCGGGCGGGCTCGGCATCCCGATCGCCTACGGCGACGGCCCGCAGGAGGCGCCCCCGGCGTTCGAGATCCTCAACGGCACCGTCAACGGGGTGCTGCCCGTGCCGGCGGTGCTGTTCATCGGCATCGGCGTGGCCGCGATCGTCGTGCTGCGCAAGACGGCGTTCGCCCGCCACGTCTACGCCATCGGCGGCAACGAGAAGGCCGCCCGGCTCTCGGGCGTGCCCGTGCTGCGGGTGAAGGTCGCGGTCTTCGCGATCGCGGGCCTGCTCGCCGCGGTGGCCGGCATCATCCACGCCGGACAGCTCAACCAGGGCAGCCCCAACGACGGCGCCGGCTACGAACTGGACGCCATCGCCGCGGTGGTCATCGGCGGCACCAGCCTGGCCGGGGGCACCGGCTCGATGGGCGGCACGCTCGCCGGGGCGCTGCTGCTCGGCATCCTCAACAACATCCTCGCGCTCAACAACATCGACGCCAACGTGCAGCTACTGATCAAGGGACTGGTGATCGTGGCCGCCGCCGGGCTGCAGAAGCTACGCCGCAGCATCGTCTGA
- a CDS encoding substrate-binding domain-containing protein: protein MRTRTVLLALLCTGALVSSTACSVEKPSDSGDAAAANCGAGKDFLIGMSQANNAEPYRQVMNNDVQTAAKSVPGFSVVVSDAAQDNSKQVADVENFLTQKIDLLIISPNEAKPLTAVVRKAYDRGVPVIVLDRKVEGEAYTAFIGGDNVAIGRAAGEFYARTLLPAGGKVIEIAGLPGSTPAAERAQGFREGIAGNPKIEVVASQPGDWLREKGQSVADALLKAHPDAAAVYAHNDPMAEGAYLAAKAAGLHTKVKFTGIDALPVPSGGIKAVEQGRLAATFQYATGGREAVDLARRILVDCDKDVPRATTLDTMQITRENAAETYAKLGGVA, encoded by the coding sequence ATGCGCACCCGTACCGTCCTGCTCGCGCTGCTGTGCACCGGCGCGCTCGTCAGCTCCACCGCGTGCAGCGTGGAGAAGCCGTCCGACAGCGGCGACGCCGCGGCCGCGAACTGCGGCGCCGGCAAGGATTTCCTCATCGGCATGTCGCAGGCCAACAACGCCGAGCCCTACCGGCAGGTCATGAACAACGACGTGCAGACGGCGGCGAAGTCCGTCCCCGGGTTCAGCGTGGTGGTCTCCGACGCGGCGCAGGACAACAGCAAGCAGGTCGCCGACGTGGAGAACTTCCTCACCCAGAAGATCGACCTGCTGATCATCTCGCCGAACGAGGCCAAGCCGCTGACCGCGGTGGTGCGCAAGGCGTACGACCGGGGCGTCCCGGTGATCGTGCTCGACCGCAAGGTGGAGGGCGAGGCGTACACGGCCTTCATCGGCGGGGACAACGTCGCCATCGGCAGGGCCGCCGGCGAGTTCTACGCCAGGACGCTGCTGCCCGCCGGCGGCAAGGTCATCGAGATCGCCGGGCTGCCCGGCTCCACGCCGGCGGCCGAACGCGCCCAGGGCTTCCGGGAGGGCATCGCGGGCAACCCGAAGATCGAGGTCGTCGCCTCCCAGCCCGGGGACTGGCTGCGGGAGAAGGGCCAGTCGGTGGCCGACGCGCTGCTCAAGGCGCACCCGGACGCCGCCGCCGTCTACGCCCACAACGACCCGATGGCCGAGGGCGCGTACCTGGCCGCGAAGGCGGCCGGGTTGCACACGAAGGTGAAGTTCACCGGCATCGACGCGCTGCCGGTGCCGTCGGGCGGCATCAAGGCCGTCGAGCAGGGCCGGCTCGCGGCGACCTTCCAGTACGCCACGGGCGGCCGGGAGGCCGTCGACCTCGCCCGCCGGATCCTGGTCGACTGCGACAAGGACGTCCCGCGTGCCACCACCCTCGACACGATGCAGATCACCAGGGAGAACGCCGCCGAGACGTACGCGAAGCTCGGTGGCGTCGCCTGA
- a CDS encoding FGGY-family carbohydrate kinase: MTVAAVLGVDIGTSSSKGVLVDLSGCVLRSAVREHRVDRPRPGWVEMDGRIWWNEFVALTRELLAPGDAHVVSVGVSGMGPCVLLTDAAGTPLRPAILYGVDTRSTPQIARLTERFGADEILRRCGSTLSTQAAGAKVAWVADAEPELFSRARRLFMPSSWLVFRLTGRYLLDQHSASQCTPLYDSAAQDWYRPWADEIAPGLELPELRWPGDVAGTVTAGAAAATGLPAGTPVVTGTIDAWSEAVSVGAQGVGDLMLMYGTTMFLVHTVPHRLTSPSLWGTVGALPGTRNLAGGMATSGAITGWLRELFDAADYPELLRLAELSGPGARGLLMLPFFAGERTPILDPDARGVIAGLTLSHGRGDIYRAALEATGLAVRHNIETIEAAGGDIRRVVAVGGGTRGSLWTQIVSDVTGRAQHIPSVTIGASYGAAFLAAGAVRRVDIHRWNPVREVREPRPALAADYAELYGLYRQLYAGSKSVAHALAARQTRLATPPQPGTDEPVEEVNP, encoded by the coding sequence ATGACGGTGGCCGCGGTGCTCGGAGTCGACATCGGCACGTCCAGCAGCAAGGGCGTCCTGGTCGACCTGTCCGGGTGCGTGCTGCGCTCCGCGGTGCGGGAGCACCGGGTGGACCGGCCGCGACCCGGCTGGGTGGAGATGGACGGCCGCATCTGGTGGAACGAGTTCGTCGCCCTCACCCGTGAGCTGCTCGCCCCCGGCGACGCCCACGTGGTGTCGGTCGGGGTCAGCGGCATGGGGCCGTGCGTGCTGCTCACCGACGCCGCCGGCACACCCCTGCGGCCGGCCATCCTCTACGGCGTCGACACCCGCTCCACGCCGCAGATCGCCCGGCTCACCGAGCGCTTCGGAGCGGACGAGATCCTGCGCCGGTGCGGCTCGACGCTGTCGACCCAGGCGGCGGGGGCGAAGGTCGCCTGGGTCGCCGACGCCGAGCCGGAGCTGTTCTCCCGGGCCCGGCGGCTGTTCATGCCGAGCTCCTGGCTGGTCTTCCGGCTGACCGGCCGGTACCTGCTCGACCAGCACTCGGCCAGCCAGTGCACGCCGCTGTACGACAGCGCGGCGCAGGACTGGTACCGCCCCTGGGCCGACGAGATCGCCCCGGGGCTGGAGCTGCCCGAGCTGCGGTGGCCCGGCGACGTGGCCGGCACGGTCACCGCCGGGGCCGCCGCGGCCACCGGGCTGCCGGCCGGCACCCCGGTCGTGACCGGGACGATCGACGCCTGGTCGGAGGCGGTCAGCGTGGGCGCCCAGGGCGTCGGCGACCTGATGCTCATGTACGGCACCACGATGTTCCTCGTGCACACGGTGCCGCACCGGCTGACCAGCCCGTCGCTGTGGGGCACGGTCGGCGCGCTGCCGGGCACCCGCAACCTGGCCGGCGGCATGGCGACCTCCGGGGCGATCACCGGATGGCTGCGGGAGCTGTTCGACGCCGCCGACTACCCCGAGCTGCTGCGCCTGGCCGAGCTGTCCGGGCCGGGCGCGCGGGGGCTGCTCATGCTGCCGTTCTTCGCCGGCGAGCGGACCCCCATCCTCGATCCCGACGCCCGGGGCGTGATCGCCGGCCTGACGCTCTCGCACGGGCGCGGCGACATCTACCGCGCGGCGCTGGAGGCGACCGGGCTGGCGGTGCGCCACAACATCGAGACGATCGAGGCGGCCGGCGGCGACATCCGGCGCGTCGTGGCGGTGGGCGGCGGCACCCGGGGCAGCCTCTGGACGCAGATCGTCTCGGACGTCACCGGCCGGGCGCAGCACATCCCGTCGGTCACCATCGGCGCGAGCTACGGCGCCGCGTTCCTCGCCGCCGGCGCCGTGCGGCGGGTCGACATCCACCGGTGGAACCCGGTCCGGGAGGTCCGCGAGCCGCGCCCGGCCCTCGCCGCCGACTACGCGGAGCTGTACGGGCTGTACCGGCAGCTGTACGCCGGCTCGAAATCCGTCGCCCACGCGTTGGCCGCCCGGCAGACGCGCCTCGCGACCCCGCCCCAGCCAGGTACCGACGAGCCAGTGGAGGAAGTCAACCCGTGA